In the genome of Actinomadura graeca, one region contains:
- a CDS encoding ABC transporter ATP-binding protein, producing the protein MTTMTAEATAQAVGLESVTKTYGAVRALDGITWSFPRGGFTAVMGPSGSGKSTFLHCASGLDRPTAGTVRIGGTDIGRLGEARRTRLRRERIGFVFQAFNLIPSMDVEQNITLPLRLGGIEADPAWLREIVARVGLADRLRHRPSELSGGQQQRAAVARALVTRPDVVFADEPTGALDPRTARDVLRLLREAADLTGQTIVLVTHDPAAAAWADSVLFLRAGRIVDELAAPSAAAVAARWDSL; encoded by the coding sequence ATGACGACGATGACGGCCGAGGCGACCGCGCAGGCGGTGGGCCTGGAGTCGGTCACCAAGACCTACGGCGCGGTGCGCGCGCTGGACGGCATCACCTGGTCGTTCCCGCGCGGCGGGTTCACCGCCGTGATGGGGCCGTCCGGGTCGGGCAAGAGCACCTTCCTGCACTGCGCGTCGGGGCTGGACCGCCCGACCGCGGGCACGGTCCGGATCGGCGGCACCGACATCGGCCGCCTCGGTGAGGCGCGGCGGACGCGGCTGCGGCGCGAGCGGATCGGGTTCGTGTTCCAGGCGTTCAACCTGATCCCGTCCATGGACGTGGAGCAGAACATCACGCTGCCGCTGCGGCTCGGCGGGATCGAGGCCGACCCCGCGTGGCTGCGCGAGATCGTCGCCCGGGTCGGGCTGGCCGACCGGCTGCGGCACCGCCCGTCCGAGCTGTCGGGTGGGCAGCAGCAGCGCGCCGCCGTCGCCCGCGCCCTGGTCACCCGCCCCGACGTGGTGTTCGCGGACGAGCCGACCGGCGCACTCGACCCCCGGACGGCCCGCGACGTGCTCCGCCTGCTGCGCGAGGCCGCGGACCTGACCGGCCAGACGATCGTGCTGGTGACCCACGACCCGGCCGCGGCGGCGTGGGCCGACTCGGTGCTGTTCCTGCGCGCGGGCCGGATCGTCGACGAGCTGGCCGCCCCGTCCGCCGCCGCCGTGGCCGCCCGCTGGGACTCGCTGTGA
- a CDS encoding CHAT domain-containing protein, whose amino-acid sequence MAGQLGWLAMPAGPASLTVLIDGTEDLLAAWWRELDRAALEKLIGVWRAVLDHPEFAGADPEFRAACRDRAALALCWHASEIGDLEEIEVARRHLELALGETGRLGADLRYHLGLLFYNRAVVRGSEQDAQAAVTRLRGVLVDLPFDEDRLRPRCMDVLSRSLVWLHGHGSENVDLDEAVDLARDALVDLASASPYRDAVRVMLASALRARYRTSGRPADMAEAIGLLEATSAPRVFLGARSYGHSLHGMLLRERYARTGDETDLHRSLESHERAVAEAPEGCRSWLLALNNQANAFQAVYSLRGDVAYLRRALTVLRIVVEATDPADRSYAARLNNLGNSLSSAYEETKDRAYLDQSIDLYAKALEITSPTDAELSSRHLDLARSLTARHAARGRRKDYKDAVRHLRIACLTGLDRSPERTLDASSVWGAWASSRRAWKEAVEAYSFGVQVIEALSARQRNRPGGETWPRTAQAVPARAAYALVQAGRVEDAVLVQERARAALLDEEVPHRAGTPVLDLDAIYRAAGDRVLVYLGATEAGGFALIVDPAARKVRPVELPAVTGDAVRVRADLLANAYRAKDGDAATWLGAVDAVARWAHDAVLDRVVRRLPRDTGHCVLIPSGRLALLPLHAARGPGGRLVLDEVVLGYAPAARALRPDAAGTRVFAGALVVDDPQPVSAPPLPWSSTERVAAARMAERTTLLTGSDAMRTRVLGELASHGLVHLSCRGLGRGDAPLDSALLMAYDEPLTLRDLVELDVPARPRLIVLPACESFPGGDGAPEEVVGLPAGLLQAGCQGVLASQWAVSSLTSALVVAAFYKRCATGSHPAAALCGVQREFRGLTNADLAAALKPDRAHVTFGLSPADARPLWRAVRRRDPQAMPFAHATEWAAFAYTGG is encoded by the coding sequence ATGGCCGGACAGTTGGGCTGGCTCGCCATGCCCGCCGGACCGGCCTCCCTCACCGTCCTCATCGACGGCACGGAGGACCTTCTGGCCGCCTGGTGGCGGGAACTCGACCGGGCCGCACTGGAAAAGCTGATCGGTGTCTGGCGGGCGGTCCTGGACCACCCCGAATTCGCCGGGGCCGACCCGGAGTTCCGGGCGGCCTGCCGGGACCGCGCCGCGCTGGCCCTGTGCTGGCACGCGTCCGAGATCGGCGACCTGGAGGAGATCGAGGTCGCCCGCCGCCACCTGGAGCTCGCCCTCGGCGAGACGGGACGGCTCGGCGCCGACCTGCGCTACCACCTCGGCCTCCTGTTCTACAACCGGGCGGTCGTCCGCGGCTCGGAGCAGGACGCGCAGGCCGCGGTGACACGGCTGCGGGGCGTCCTCGTCGACCTCCCGTTCGACGAGGACCGCCTCCGCCCGCGCTGCATGGACGTCTTGTCGCGCAGCCTCGTGTGGCTCCACGGCCACGGCAGCGAGAACGTGGACCTCGACGAGGCGGTCGACCTGGCCCGGGACGCGCTGGTCGACCTCGCCTCCGCCTCGCCCTACCGGGACGCCGTGCGGGTGATGCTGGCGTCGGCGCTGCGGGCCCGGTACCGGACGTCCGGGCGCCCGGCCGACATGGCGGAGGCGATCGGCCTGCTGGAGGCCACGTCCGCCCCGCGGGTCTTCCTCGGCGCGCGGTCCTACGGCCACAGCCTGCACGGGATGCTGCTGCGGGAGCGCTACGCCCGCACCGGCGACGAGACCGACCTCCACCGCTCGCTGGAGTCCCACGAGCGCGCCGTCGCGGAGGCCCCGGAGGGCTGCCGGTCCTGGCTCCTCGCGCTGAACAACCAGGCGAACGCCTTCCAGGCCGTCTATTCACTGCGGGGCGACGTCGCCTATCTCCGGCGCGCGCTCACCGTTCTCAGAATAGTCGTCGAAGCCACCGACCCTGCCGACCGCTCTTATGCGGCCCGTCTCAACAATCTGGGGAACAGCCTCTCCAGCGCCTACGAAGAGACCAAGGACCGCGCCTATCTCGACCAATCCATTGACCTTTACGCAAAGGCGCTTGAGATAACATCGCCGACCGATGCCGAGCTTTCCTCGCGGCATCTCGATCTGGCCAGGAGCCTGACCGCCCGGCATGCCGCCCGCGGGCGCCGGAAGGACTACAAGGACGCCGTCCGCCATTTGCGGATCGCCTGCCTCACCGGCCTCGACCGGTCCCCGGAAAGGACGCTGGACGCCTCGTCGGTGTGGGGCGCCTGGGCCTCCTCCCGGCGCGCCTGGAAGGAGGCCGTCGAGGCGTACTCCTTCGGCGTCCAGGTGATCGAGGCACTGTCGGCGCGGCAGCGGAACCGCCCCGGCGGCGAGACCTGGCCGCGGACCGCGCAGGCGGTGCCCGCCCGGGCGGCGTACGCGCTCGTCCAGGCCGGACGGGTCGAGGACGCCGTGCTCGTCCAGGAGCGGGCCCGCGCGGCGCTGCTGGACGAGGAGGTCCCGCACCGCGCCGGCACGCCCGTCCTGGACCTCGACGCGATCTACCGCGCGGCGGGCGACCGGGTCCTGGTCTACCTCGGCGCCACCGAGGCGGGGGGTTTCGCCCTGATCGTGGACCCGGCGGCCAGGAAGGTCCGCCCGGTCGAGCTGCCCGCGGTGACCGGCGACGCGGTGCGCGTGCGCGCCGACCTGCTCGCGAACGCCTACCGCGCGAAGGACGGGGACGCGGCGACCTGGCTCGGCGCGGTCGACGCCGTCGCCCGCTGGGCCCACGACGCCGTCCTCGACCGTGTCGTCCGGCGGCTGCCGCGCGACACCGGGCACTGCGTGCTCATCCCGTCCGGGCGGCTCGCCCTGCTGCCCCTGCACGCGGCGCGGGGGCCCGGCGGGCGCCTCGTCCTCGACGAGGTCGTCCTGGGCTACGCGCCGGCCGCCCGGGCGCTGCGGCCGGACGCGGCGGGCACGCGGGTGTTCGCCGGCGCCCTCGTCGTCGACGATCCCCAGCCGGTGTCCGCGCCGCCGCTGCCCTGGTCCTCCACCGAGCGCGTGGCCGCCGCGCGGATGGCCGAGCGCACCACCCTGCTGACCGGGTCGGACGCGATGAGGACGCGGGTCCTGGGGGAGCTGGCGTCGCACGGCCTGGTGCACCTGTCCTGCCGCGGGCTCGGCCGCGGTGACGCGCCCCTCGACAGCGCCCTCCTGATGGCCTACGACGAGCCGCTGACCCTGCGCGACCTGGTGGAGCTGGACGTCCCGGCCCGTCCCCGGCTGATCGTCCTGCCGGCGTGCGAGTCGTTCCCGGGCGGTGACGGTGCGCCGGAGGAGGTGGTCGGCCTGCCCGCCGGGCTGCTCCAGGCCGGCTGCCAGGGCGTCCTGGCGAGCCAGTGGGCGGTGTCGTCGCTGACGTCCGCGCTGGTGGTGGCGGCCTTCTACAAGCGCTGCGCGACGGGGTCGCACCCCGCCGCGGCGCTGTGCGGCGTCCAGCGCGAGTTCCGCGGCCTCACCAACGCCGACCTCGCCGCCGCGCTCAAACCCGACCGGGCCCACGTGACCTTCGGGCTGTCCCCGGCCGACGCCCGCCCGCTCTGGCGCGCGGTGCGCCGCCGCGACCCGCAAGCGATGCCCTTCGCCCACGCGACGGAATGGGCCGCGTTCGCCTACACCGGAGGTTGA
- a CDS encoding RiPP maturation radical SAM C-methyltransferase, protein MPWHLVTAPNGAASVLAAALAPDHEVTTYYGSISFAERMLAEAETAPEGSAEARLLPESYMYVAEEGFTGGIGEWLFTGALYGTPRLPAEAAEACAAIGFAPDVAEQIFRLAPAFAADAADAIAAGRPDVVGFTTTFSQTVPALAVARRLRALAPHVTIVFGGSNCDGPMGAALHRNFPEIDYVVRREGEAPLRALLDALAEGDPGRTALQASRIPGLCWRDESVQGGCGGCGGSPPHEGQGGSGGCGGSSPRKRTVWANPEDGRLPGGGDFPPMDQDAYFERLETSPVADYIQPALMMETARGCWWGERHHCTFCGLSDMILPFRSKAPERVVGELLAGVGRHQVLDVLTTDNIVDRTYFDTVFPALEESGLDLRIMYEVKSDLTPAQARALRGAGVVQVQPGIENLHSLPLKLMRKGVTGTGNIATLRELQGQGLTVLWNYLVGFPGETDACYREVIGQIPLLHHLQPPLGAHRIALERFNPYFDHPDMGFAERRPRAWYRGVFPGLGEADLADVAYLFETPDHGIGGAVLAALKAAFGVWRDAYPRSSLTHRSVRGRLHLYDRRAGRHAADHVLDDPAEVAAYAALARGRSPEGLARHLSAAGWRVGAAWPAAFVDDLAALGLVYRESGRAVTLSTEHDATAVRGTAVPTPAMVGAGT, encoded by the coding sequence ATGCCCTGGCACCTCGTGACCGCGCCGAACGGGGCGGCGAGCGTCCTCGCCGCCGCCCTCGCGCCGGACCACGAGGTCACCACCTACTACGGCAGCATCTCCTTCGCCGAGCGGATGCTCGCCGAAGCCGAAACCGCTCCCGAAGGAAGCGCGGAAGCGCGTCTGCTCCCCGAGTCCTATATGTACGTGGCCGAAGAGGGATTCACCGGCGGGATCGGCGAATGGCTGTTCACGGGCGCGCTCTACGGAACCCCCCGGCTCCCGGCGGAGGCGGCCGAGGCGTGCGCGGCGATCGGCTTCGCCCCGGACGTCGCCGAGCAGATCTTCCGGCTCGCCCCGGCGTTCGCGGCGGACGCGGCGGACGCCATCGCCGCGGGCCGCCCCGACGTCGTGGGGTTCACCACGACGTTCTCGCAGACCGTCCCCGCCCTCGCCGTGGCGCGGCGGCTGCGCGCCCTCGCGCCGCACGTCACGATCGTGTTCGGCGGCTCCAACTGCGACGGCCCGATGGGCGCCGCGCTGCACCGCAACTTCCCGGAGATCGACTACGTCGTCCGCCGGGAGGGTGAGGCGCCCCTGCGCGCCCTGCTGGACGCGCTGGCGGAAGGGGATCCCGGGCGGACGGCCCTCCAGGCGAGCCGGATACCCGGTCTGTGCTGGCGGGACGAGTCGGTACAGGGGGGGTGCGGGGGGTGTGGGGGGTCGCCCCCCCACGAGGGGCAGGGTGGTTCCGGGGGGTGTGGGGGGTCGTCCCCCCGCAAAAGAACGGTCTGGGCCAATCCCGAGGACGGCCGTCTCCCCGGCGGCGGGGACTTCCCGCCGATGGACCAGGACGCCTATTTCGAGCGGCTGGAGACTTCCCCGGTCGCCGACTACATCCAGCCCGCGCTGATGATGGAGACGGCGCGGGGCTGCTGGTGGGGCGAGCGGCACCACTGCACCTTCTGCGGCCTCTCCGACATGATCCTGCCCTTCCGCTCCAAGGCGCCGGAAAGGGTGGTCGGGGAACTCCTCGCGGGCGTCGGCAGGCATCAGGTCCTCGACGTCCTCACCACCGACAACATCGTCGACCGGACCTATTTCGACACGGTCTTCCCGGCCCTTGAGGAAAGCGGCCTCGACCTGCGCATCATGTACGAGGTCAAGTCCGATCTCACGCCCGCGCAGGCCCGCGCGCTGCGCGGTGCGGGCGTCGTCCAGGTGCAGCCGGGGATCGAGAACCTGCATTCGCTGCCGCTCAAGCTCATGCGCAAGGGCGTCACCGGGACGGGCAACATTGCGACGCTACGGGAACTGCAAGGACAGGGCCTCACCGTCCTCTGGAACTATCTCGTCGGATTCCCCGGGGAGACCGACGCGTGCTACCGGGAGGTGATCGGGCAGATCCCGCTGCTCCACCATCTCCAGCCGCCGCTCGGCGCGCACCGGATCGCCCTCGAACGCTTCAACCCCTACTTCGACCACCCGGACATGGGCTTCGCCGAGCGCCGCCCCCGCGCCTGGTACCGCGGCGTGTTCCCCGGCCTCGGCGAAGCGGACCTGGCGGACGTCGCCTACCTCTTCGAGACCCCGGACCACGGGATCGGCGGCGCCGTCCTCGCGGCGCTGAAGGCCGCGTTCGGCGTCTGGCGCGACGCCTATCCCCGCTCGTCGCTCACGCACCGCTCCGTCCGCGGACGGCTCCACCTGTACGACCGCCGGGCCGGGCGGCACGCCGCCGACCACGTCCTCGACGACCCCGCGGAGGTCGCCGCGTACGCCGCGCTGGCCCGCGGCCGGTCACCGGAGGGCCTCGCCCGGCACCTGTCCGCCGCCGGGTGGCGGGTCGGCGCCGCCTGGCCGGCCGCCTTCGTCGACGACCTCGCGGCGCTCGGCCTCGTCTACCGCGAGTCCGGACGCGCGGTGACGCTGTCCACCGAGCACGACGCCACGGCGGTGCGCGGCACGGCCGTCCCCACGCCCGCCATGGTCGGGGCGGGCACGTGA
- a CDS encoding DUF5825 family protein has protein sequence MIRGLPPVDLTSAAGIAAAEGRPDVRVLEVPLAALASGETIPGGPDEPLTWLRVRPEPSGAPPSRRAWPADEDFAALPSGVIGMTLDAPSLPGAPQLIAFLVRATSFGVPLEWGGAVAGLPCGLLFHLAPPAFGDDAAAKWRAAHRYGQCYWRRGNGFATVQDLREEPGAHFVIHDPGLLALFHRLADPVATAGLGEQDRARLGDLLDARLAVEIGGVAVALPYRLRRWPAPVIDF, from the coding sequence GTGATCCGCGGCCTGCCGCCCGTCGACCTGACGAGCGCCGCCGGGATCGCCGCCGCCGAGGGGCGCCCGGACGTCCGCGTCCTGGAGGTCCCCCTCGCGGCCCTGGCCTCCGGCGAGACGATCCCCGGCGGGCCGGACGAGCCGCTGACCTGGCTCCGCGTCCGCCCGGAGCCGTCCGGCGCGCCGCCGTCCCGCCGCGCGTGGCCCGCCGACGAGGACTTCGCCGCACTGCCGTCCGGGGTCATCGGCATGACGCTGGACGCGCCGTCCCTGCCCGGCGCGCCCCAGCTGATCGCGTTCCTCGTCCGCGCGACGTCCTTCGGGGTGCCGCTGGAATGGGGCGGCGCGGTCGCGGGCCTGCCCTGCGGCCTGCTGTTCCACCTGGCGCCGCCCGCGTTCGGCGACGACGCGGCAGCGAAGTGGCGCGCCGCGCACCGCTACGGGCAGTGCTACTGGCGGCGCGGCAACGGGTTCGCCACCGTCCAGGACCTCCGCGAGGAGCCGGGCGCCCACTTCGTGATCCACGACCCCGGCCTGCTCGCCCTCTTCCACCGCCTCGCCGATCCGGTCGCCACCGCCGGTCTCGGCGAGCAGGACCGTGCCCGGCTCGGCGACCTCCTCGACGCCCGGCTGGCCGTCGAGATCGGCGGCGTCGCGGTCGCGCTGCCCTACCGGCTGCGCCGCTGGCCCGCCCCTGTCATCGACTTCTGA
- a CDS encoding FtsX-like permease family protein, with protein MRRRARRNAGVFTGIFAALLFAAALVGACGVLVESAYRAHAPVERFGAAAAVVTGPRSVEDRMKRLGEEPERQSRPLTERSRVPASAAARLRAVPGVRGVVADVSFPVLASSGRTLTGHGWESAALRPYALSAGRPPRAPDEVVLSRPAGVAPGGVAWLQADGTPRPYRVTGVVSSGPGAAFFTTATAAALYGHPGQADALAVLGGADAGALRDAVPGLTVATGPARGDAEDPRVAAARPDILELGATFGGVAVMTALVVVGGLIVLSVRERAREFALLRAIGATPGQVRRRLLGETLLAGAPAALIGGVLSLGLGAAMHHAMLRKGVLPDGFAPVLGPLPVLAAFAVTLAAAVVTALLASLRVSRIRPVQALGESAVESAALPAWRVVTGVVFLVLGLSALGTSTATSGPAANAAIGGLVIALIVATALLGPLVARLGNRVLGGAARAISPVAGGLARHAGAAAALRAGSIVTPVALAVAFAGTQLFAQSTVVHATTAQAAAGDRADQVVVSAGPGLPRGAAEAARRVPGVTAATPVKRTTVVMAVKELGEKNLRSLNARGVGRDAEATMDPGVTSGRLADLRGTTVALSRDVASGLGVGSAAALWLGDGTRVTARVVAVYDRGLGFGDVLLPHDLVAAHSSTTLDDHVLVRGRADLRPVTAAYAGAAAIDHDAFGAAVSQEVRLQGFFNHVVVAAIGGFTVIGLVTTLALATAARRREFALLRLVGATRRQVLRMLRLEAAIVLGTGTLTGAAIAGVTLAAFATAITGLPLPSVSPVACAAVLLGVAGSGAAAILLPARALLPRRSSPSVS; from the coding sequence GTGAGGCGCCGCGCCCGGCGGAACGCGGGCGTCTTCACCGGGATCTTCGCGGCGCTGCTGTTCGCCGCCGCGCTGGTCGGCGCGTGCGGGGTGCTGGTGGAGTCGGCGTACCGGGCGCACGCCCCCGTCGAGCGGTTCGGCGCCGCCGCGGCCGTCGTGACCGGGCCGCGGAGCGTCGAGGACCGGATGAAGCGGCTGGGGGAGGAGCCGGAGAGGCAGAGCCGCCCGCTGACCGAGCGGTCCCGGGTCCCGGCTTCCGCGGCCGCGCGGCTGCGGGCCGTCCCCGGGGTCCGGGGCGTGGTCGCGGACGTGTCGTTCCCCGTCCTCGCCTCCTCGGGGCGGACGCTCACCGGCCACGGCTGGGAGTCGGCCGCGCTGCGCCCCTACGCGCTGAGCGCCGGGCGGCCCCCGCGGGCACCGGACGAGGTCGTGCTGAGCCGGCCGGCCGGGGTCGCGCCGGGCGGCGTCGCGTGGTTGCAGGCCGACGGGACGCCCCGCCCGTACCGGGTCACCGGTGTCGTCTCGTCCGGGCCGGGCGCGGCGTTCTTCACCACCGCCACGGCCGCCGCGCTCTACGGGCACCCCGGCCAGGCCGACGCGCTCGCCGTCCTCGGCGGCGCCGACGCGGGCGCGCTCCGCGACGCCGTGCCGGGCCTGACCGTCGCGACCGGACCGGCGCGCGGCGACGCCGAGGACCCGCGGGTCGCCGCCGCCCGCCCCGACATCCTGGAACTGGGCGCGACGTTCGGCGGCGTCGCCGTGATGACCGCGCTCGTGGTGGTCGGCGGGCTGATCGTCCTGTCGGTGCGGGAGCGGGCCCGGGAGTTCGCGCTGCTCCGCGCGATCGGCGCGACGCCCGGCCAGGTGCGGCGGCGGCTGCTCGGGGAGACGCTCCTGGCCGGGGCGCCCGCCGCGCTGATCGGCGGCGTGCTCTCGCTCGGGCTCGGCGCGGCGATGCACCATGCGATGCTCCGCAAGGGGGTGCTGCCGGACGGCTTCGCGCCGGTGCTCGGCCCGCTGCCGGTGCTGGCCGCGTTCGCGGTGACGCTGGCCGCGGCCGTCGTGACGGCGCTGCTCGCGTCGCTGCGCGTGTCGCGGATCCGTCCCGTCCAGGCGCTCGGGGAGTCCGCCGTCGAGTCCGCGGCGCTCCCGGCGTGGCGGGTCGTCACCGGCGTGGTCTTCCTGGTGCTCGGCCTGTCCGCGCTCGGCACGTCCACCGCGACCTCCGGCCCGGCCGCGAACGCCGCGATCGGCGGCCTGGTCATCGCGCTGATCGTGGCGACCGCGCTGCTCGGGCCGCTGGTCGCGCGGCTCGGCAACCGGGTGCTCGGCGGCGCCGCCCGGGCGATCTCGCCCGTGGCGGGGGGCCTGGCCCGGCACGCCGGGGCCGCCGCCGCGCTGCGGGCGGGCTCGATCGTCACGCCGGTCGCGCTGGCCGTCGCGTTCGCCGGGACGCAGCTGTTCGCGCAGTCCACCGTCGTCCACGCGACGACCGCGCAGGCCGCCGCCGGCGACCGCGCCGACCAGGTCGTCGTGTCCGCCGGTCCCGGGCTGCCGCGGGGCGCTGCCGAGGCCGCCCGCCGCGTCCCCGGCGTCACCGCCGCCACGCCGGTCAAGCGCACCACCGTGGTCATGGCCGTCAAGGAGCTCGGCGAGAAGAACCTGCGGTCGCTGAACGCCCGCGGCGTCGGCCGCGACGCGGAGGCGACGATGGACCCCGGGGTGACGTCCGGACGGCTCGCCGACCTTCGGGGCACCACGGTCGCGCTGAGCCGCGACGTCGCGTCGGGGCTGGGCGTCGGCTCGGCCGCCGCGCTCTGGCTCGGCGACGGGACGCGCGTCACCGCCCGTGTCGTGGCGGTCTACGACCGCGGCCTCGGCTTCGGCGACGTGCTGCTCCCGCACGACCTCGTCGCCGCGCACTCCTCCACCACGCTGGACGACCACGTCCTCGTCCGGGGAAGGGCCGACCTCCGCCCGGTCACCGCCGCGTACGCGGGGGCCGCCGCGATCGACCACGACGCGTTCGGCGCGGCCGTGTCGCAAGAGGTCCGCCTCCAAGGCTTCTTCAACCACGTCGTCGTCGCGGCGATCGGCGGTTTCACCGTCATCGGCCTCGTCACCACGCTCGCGCTCGCGACGGCGGCCCGGCGCCGCGAGTTCGCCCTGCTGCGGCTCGTCGGCGCGACCCGGCGGCAGGTGCTGCGGATGCTGCGGCTGGAGGCCGCCATCGTCCTCGGCACCGGCACCCTGACCGGGGCGGCCATCGCCGGGGTGACGCTCGCGGCGTTCGCCACCGCGATCACCGGGCTGCCGCTGCCTTCGGTGTCCCCGGTGGCGTGCGCGGCCGTCCTGCTCGGCGTCGCCGGCTCCGGCGCCGCCGCGATCCTCCTCCCGGCACGCGCGCTGCTGCCCCGCCGGTCGTCTCCGTCCGTCTCCTGA